From the genome of Glycine max cultivar Williams 82 chromosome 2, Glycine_max_v4.0, whole genome shotgun sequence, one region includes:
- the LOC100815518 gene encoding nudix hydrolase 10 produces the protein MSISASSGDFEILPATDDAHGGVIIDLKEPMDSEIFVTLLRTSLSQWKKQEKCGVWIKLPTALVNLVETAVKEGFGYHHAEPNYLMLVYWIIPETSCTIPPNASHRVRVGGLVLNDNKEVLVVQEKRGIFHETGLWKIPTGIVEAGEELSAAVVREAKEETGIDTEFVELLAFRHAHNSFFGKSELYFLCMLRPLSTDIKKQDLEIDAAKWMPFEEYAARPITEPFKYEIELCLAKLERSYAGFSPRPISSYYKEELSYLYLNSHDLDKSSKSFEVFRS, from the exons ATGTCAATCTCAGCAAGTTCAGGGGATTTTGAGATTCTCCCTGCCACAGATGATGCCCATGGAGGAGTCATTATAGATTTGAAGGAGCCAATGGACTCTGAAATTTTTGTTACTTTGCTTAGAACGTCGCTCTCACAATGGAAGAAACAG GAGAAATGCGGTGTTTGGATCAAGTTACCTACAGCACTAGTTaatcttgttgaaactgcagtTAAG GAGGGTTTCGGTTACCACCATGCTGAACCAAACTATCTAATGCTAGTTTATTGGATTATTCCTGAAACAAGCTGCACAATCCCTCCAAATGCATCCCACCGTGTAAGGGTCGGTGGTCTTGTCTTAAATGATAACAAAGAG GTGCTTGTAGTCCAGGAAAAAAGAGGTATATTCCATGAAACTGGCCTTTGGAAGATACCTACCGGAATAGTTGAAGCG GGTGAGGAGCTTTCAGCCGCAGTTGTTAGAGAAGCAAAAGAAGAGACAGGA ATTGATACAGAATTTGTGGAATTACTGGCATTCAG GCACGCACATAATTCATTCTTTGGGAAATCAGAACTATATTTCCTTTGCATGTTGCGTCCTCTTTCTACTGACATCAAAAAGCAAGATTTGGAAATTGATGCTGCCAAG TGGATGCCGTTTGAGGAATATGCTGCCCGTCCTATTACAGAACCCTTCAAGTATGAAATTGAGTTATGCTTAGCAAAGTTAGAAAGGAGCTATGCTGGATTCTCTCCACGACCTATCTCATCATATTACAAGGAGGAATTGAGTTATCTATATTTAAATAGCCATGACTTGGACAAATCTTCGAAATCATTCGAGGTCTTTAGGTCTTAG